A stretch of the Planctomycetota bacterium genome encodes the following:
- a CDS encoding tetratricopeptide repeat protein: MNRSACAIVLLATIATTGCSSGPHGPYRPQTESRRDTATAQHLTQETARAIAEDDSPDSLERAENMLRRALNADLYHGPAHNNLGVVYLKQGKMYEAASEFEWARKLMPGHPDPRMNLALTLEQAGQIDEALATYSTALEAYPGHMPTIQAMTRLEMYEGRVTPETEIRLGQIALRGDSQRWREWAHDRLGQQR, translated from the coding sequence ATGAACCGAAGCGCGTGCGCAATCGTCCTGCTCGCGACCATCGCGACCACGGGTTGCTCGAGCGGACCCCACGGACCGTACCGCCCGCAGACCGAGTCGCGCCGCGACACGGCTACGGCGCAGCACCTGACGCAGGAGACCGCCCGAGCGATCGCCGAGGACGATTCGCCGGATTCGCTCGAACGCGCCGAGAACATGCTCCGCAGGGCGCTCAACGCCGACCTGTACCACGGCCCCGCGCACAACAACCTCGGCGTCGTCTACCTCAAGCAGGGCAAGATGTACGAGGCCGCCAGCGAGTTCGAGTGGGCCCGCAAGCTCATGCCCGGACATCCCGATCCGAGGATGAACCTCGCTCTCACGTTGGAACAGGCCGGCCAGATCGACGAGGCACTCGCGACCTATTCCACGGCGCTCGAGGCCTATCCGGGCCACATGCCGACGATCCAGGCCATGACGAGGCTGGAGATGTACGAGGGTCGTGTGACGCCAGAGACCGAGATCCGCCTAGGCCAGATTGCGCTGCGCGGAGACAGCCAGCGATGGAGAGAGTGGGCCCACGATCGGCTTGGGCAGCAGCGTTAG
- a CDS encoding prepilin-type N-terminal cleavage/methylation domain-containing protein, which produces MRRGFSLLEALVALALLAALSASSATLIRNAARVTSASRETAAAELIAALSLVADQMLDDPEAFGLPKGPSENWDGLDVQLAGDFGTGAESLESSGLDMLTLRVHAAEPIDADEPEGERAGWLIVQASNTIQIARRVRLARETLP; this is translated from the coding sequence ATGAGGCGCGGCTTCTCCTTGCTCGAGGCGCTCGTCGCGCTCGCGCTGCTCGCCGCGCTGTCGGCCTCTTCGGCAACACTGATCCGCAACGCGGCTCGAGTTACCTCGGCATCCCGAGAGACCGCGGCCGCCGAACTCATCGCGGCGCTGTCGCTCGTTGCCGATCAGATGCTCGATGATCCCGAGGCCTTCGGCCTGCCCAAGGGACCGAGCGAGAACTGGGACGGCCTCGACGTGCAGCTCGCCGGGGATTTCGGGACCGGAGCGGAGTCGCTCGAATCATCGGGCCTCGATATGCTCACGCTTCGCGTGCACGCGGCCGAACCGATCGATGCCGACGAGCCAGAGGGCGAACGAGCGGGCTGGCTCATCGTGCAAGCCAGCAACACGATCCAGATCGCCCGTCGCGTCCGGCTCGCACGGGAAACGCTCCCATGA
- a CDS encoding prepilin-type N-terminal cleavage/methylation domain-containing protein, with the protein MVRGVTLIETLLVIALLGLLAGFATVGLSGAGERSRVLEARSAVFELDGRARQLASRENGARLVRSDGVLTLHAGNNDRNAVSYRRMPAPLDVRVRPQSGGSPLDEVVFDSRGRCPDYEFEVVRARDASIVERWRVSGLTGWAERVP; encoded by the coding sequence ATGGTCCGCGGCGTGACGCTCATCGAGACGCTGCTCGTGATCGCGTTGCTCGGCCTGCTCGCCGGTTTTGCTACGGTCGGGCTGTCTGGAGCGGGCGAACGGTCGCGCGTGCTCGAAGCGCGCTCGGCCGTCTTCGAACTCGATGGGCGGGCGAGGCAGCTCGCCAGCCGAGAAAACGGTGCGAGGCTCGTCCGAAGCGATGGCGTTCTCACCCTACACGCCGGCAACAACGACCGCAACGCGGTCTCCTACCGCCGCATGCCGGCGCCGCTGGATGTCCGCGTGCGCCCCCAGTCCGGTGGCTCGCCGCTGGATGAAGTCGTATTCGACTCCAGGGGCCGATGCCCGGATTATGAGTTCGAAGTGGTCCGGGCACGCGATGCATCAATTGTCGAGCGATGGCGTGTATCGGGGCTGACCGGCTGGGCGGAGCGCGTTCCATGA
- a CDS encoding type II secretion system protein GspG — MTLVEVLAVVVILGLLAATLTVGFSGAFGKGKRELARTGVGIVAGKLETYRLEHGDWPESLEALTAPAASPSSAYYLGPGQLVDPWDQPYRLVVPGPDDHPYEVVSLGQDGVLGGEGEAADVSSIDLRGQN, encoded by the coding sequence ATGACGCTCGTCGAGGTGCTCGCGGTCGTGGTCATCCTCGGGCTGCTCGCGGCCACGCTCACCGTGGGCTTTAGCGGCGCCTTCGGCAAGGGCAAGCGGGAGCTGGCCCGCACCGGCGTGGGCATCGTCGCGGGCAAGCTGGAGACCTATCGACTCGAACACGGTGATTGGCCCGAGTCGCTCGAGGCGCTCACCGCGCCCGCGGCGTCACCGTCCTCGGCGTACTACCTCGGTCCCGGCCAACTCGTCGACCCGTGGGACCAGCCCTACCGGTTGGTCGTGCCCGGGCCCGACGACCATCCCTACGAGGTGGTGTCGCTCGGCCAGGACGGCGTGCTTGGAGGCGAGGGCGAGGCCGCCGATGTAAGTTCCATCGATCTGCGAGGACAGAACTGA
- a CDS encoding type II secretion system F family protein has product MTAWRYKAVASRGDVRAGYLEAPSAAEARALLRREGLRLLDLRSAGALRNTPRASNEHRNAWLWIGRAWTSLRHSADAYSRSRRAAARADLYDALSTMLDAGLPLAEALATLGDPGGDARPRPIQRLARELQEKVSEGAPLHEAMGDRPAWFGLSEVAITEAGQRRGELSASLRVLGERQARSSQLASKLAGVLAYPALISLVGLVVVVFLSLGPLPRLVEVLTDSGVQPPTLTTGVIAVGSTLAVWWPLLVAASAFAVFAPFAAARAVAASGRAWPMMLRRLVPSALRAGSVARICGELAAMGRCGVPLVEALRASAATCAGPISASLGRELKQAAKSIEGGGTLAEALDDPLWFSPELTRLVASAEAAGELDAMLDRIATREERRAHRMIDRLAALAEPTVILVLSAIIGVVVMAAALPLVRLRDVLG; this is encoded by the coding sequence ATGACCGCATGGCGGTACAAGGCGGTCGCTTCCCGAGGCGACGTGCGGGCCGGCTACCTCGAAGCGCCGTCCGCAGCCGAAGCAAGGGCCCTTCTGCGACGCGAGGGCCTGCGATTGCTGGATCTAAGGTCTGCGGGGGCTCTCCGAAACACTCCTCGAGCATCGAACGAACACCGAAACGCATGGCTCTGGATTGGTCGAGCATGGACCTCTTTGCGACACTCCGCCGATGCATATAGCCGCAGTCGTCGCGCTGCGGCTCGAGCGGATCTCTACGACGCATTGAGCACGATGCTCGACGCCGGGCTGCCGCTGGCCGAAGCGCTAGCCACGCTTGGCGATCCCGGAGGAGACGCACGGCCCAGACCGATCCAGCGTCTCGCCCGGGAACTGCAGGAAAAGGTGTCGGAGGGCGCCCCCTTGCACGAGGCAATGGGCGATCGGCCCGCCTGGTTTGGGTTGTCCGAGGTTGCGATCACCGAGGCGGGCCAGCGTCGGGGCGAGTTGTCGGCATCACTGCGCGTCCTGGGTGAACGCCAGGCCCGCTCCAGCCAACTTGCTAGCAAGCTGGCCGGCGTGCTCGCCTATCCCGCACTGATTTCGCTCGTGGGTCTCGTCGTTGTCGTGTTCCTCAGTCTGGGACCACTTCCGCGTCTCGTCGAGGTCCTAACTGACTCCGGCGTGCAGCCACCCACGCTCACCACGGGTGTCATCGCCGTTGGCTCGACGCTCGCGGTGTGGTGGCCCCTGCTCGTGGCCGCGTCAGCATTCGCTGTGTTTGCACCATTTGCTGCCGCCCGCGCCGTGGCTGCTTCGGGACGAGCATGGCCGATGATGCTGCGGCGCTTAGTCCCGAGCGCCCTTCGGGCCGGGTCCGTCGCTCGCATCTGTGGCGAGCTGGCCGCCATGGGGCGATGTGGCGTACCACTGGTCGAAGCCCTGCGAGCCTCGGCAGCGACTTGCGCTGGCCCGATCTCCGCGTCACTAGGGCGTGAGCTCAAGCAAGCCGCCAAGTCCATCGAAGGGGGCGGAACATTGGCAGAAGCGTTGGACGATCCGTTGTGGTTCAGTCCGGAGCTGACGCGGCTCGTTGCCTCCGCCGAGGCCGCGGGTGAGCTAGACGCCATGCTCGATCGCATCGCGACGCGGGAAGAACGCAGGGCACACCGCATGATCGATCGGCTGGCGGCGCTGGCAGAACCCACGGTTATCCTGGTCTTGTCAGCCATCATTGGCGTGGTCGTGATGGCGGCTGCACTGCCGCTCGTGCGGTTGCGCGACGTGCTGGGGTAA
- a CDS encoding GspE/PulE family protein codes for MAVDSPEQAAVLSPSSYEPHHDFLHAVSEEFARRHLVLGVVLHGEPRLLTSTNTRPSIPHNCCVHLDVAWHIETIDAEALARAIDTAYSTVTPVANVDAGDDDGIDEHANEVVRLLDEDKDLLHTHGKGPVIRLVDALLFEAIGRGASDLHIQPTAVATLVRTRVDGALHTVRRLPPGLAKAIASRIKVMGRMDVAEHRLPQDGRTTATIGGSSGTAGSQPRTIDMRISTMPTAHGERAVLRLLEGDTAEQLGDFAQLGMPAPIGESFMEAASRSSGIVLSTGPTGSGKTTTLYTTLRWIASSSAADLNVMTIEDPIEYELSSEDVAISQAQVNTKKGVTFATGLRHILRQDPDVIMVGEIRDEETARTAIQASLTGHVVFSTLHTNDAATAVTRLVDLGVEPYLVSASLSAVLAQRLVRRVHAECDGRGCEGCLRTGYRGRVGVFEFLLVDDAIRRVIGGGGDAGRIRELACDTGMRTLYEAGMDLVRLGITTEAEVQRVSGASKTAHVVENEA; via the coding sequence ATGGCAGTTGACTCGCCAGAGCAGGCCGCCGTGCTCAGTCCTTCCTCCTATGAACCACACCACGACTTTCTCCATGCTGTGTCGGAGGAGTTTGCGAGACGGCACTTGGTCCTGGGTGTCGTGCTGCATGGTGAACCGCGCTTGCTCACCAGTACGAACACCAGACCCTCTATTCCACACAACTGCTGCGTCCACCTCGATGTTGCATGGCACATCGAGACGATCGACGCAGAGGCATTGGCCCGTGCCATTGATACTGCATACAGCACAGTGACTCCGGTTGCCAATGTGGATGCCGGAGACGACGACGGCATCGACGAACACGCGAATGAAGTCGTGCGGTTGCTGGATGAGGACAAGGACCTACTGCACACGCACGGCAAGGGACCGGTGATCCGGTTGGTTGACGCCTTGCTCTTCGAGGCCATCGGCCGCGGCGCGAGCGACCTGCACATCCAGCCGACTGCGGTCGCTACGCTCGTGCGCACAAGGGTGGATGGTGCGTTGCACACCGTGCGTCGCCTACCCCCCGGGCTAGCCAAGGCCATCGCGAGCCGAATCAAGGTCATGGGTCGCATGGACGTTGCCGAGCACCGGCTGCCTCAAGACGGCCGGACTACGGCCACGATCGGCGGATCCTCGGGCACGGCCGGCTCCCAGCCTCGCACCATCGACATGCGAATCAGCACGATGCCAACTGCGCACGGCGAACGGGCCGTGCTCCGCCTCTTGGAGGGCGATACGGCCGAACAACTCGGAGACTTCGCGCAGCTGGGCATGCCCGCGCCCATCGGTGAGTCGTTCATGGAGGCAGCGTCACGATCCAGTGGCATCGTGCTTTCGACCGGCCCGACCGGCAGTGGCAAGACCACAACCCTCTACACCACGCTGCGCTGGATCGCAAGCAGCAGCGCCGCAGACCTTAATGTCATGACGATCGAGGATCCCATCGAATACGAACTTTCGAGCGAGGACGTGGCGATCAGCCAAGCTCAGGTCAACACGAAGAAGGGCGTGACGTTCGCAACCGGCCTGAGGCACATCCTCCGACAAGACCCCGACGTGATCATGGTTGGCGAAATCCGCGACGAGGAAACGGCACGGACCGCAATCCAGGCGTCGCTCACGGGCCACGTGGTGTTCTCAACGCTGCACACCAACGATGCCGCGACGGCTGTGACGCGGCTGGTGGACCTCGGCGTCGAGCCCTACCTCGTTTCGGCCTCGCTCTCGGCCGTGCTCGCCCAGCGGCTGGTTCGCCGCGTGCACGCGGAATGCGACGGCCGGGGCTGCGAGGGGTGCCTGCGCACGGGTTATCGCGGGCGGGTGGGCGTGTTCGAGTTCTTGCTGGTCGATGACGCGATCCGCAGGGTGATCGGCGGAGGCGGTGACGCCGGGCGAATCCGAGAACTCGCGTGCGACACCGGCATGCGAACCCTCTACGAAGCGGGGATGGATTTGGTTCGGCTGGGCATCACGACCGAGGCCGAGGTGCAGCGCGTCAGCGGCGCTTCCAAGACCGCACACGTCGTCGAGAATGAGGCATGA
- a CDS encoding secretin N-terminal domain-containing protein has product MIVLACAAGLGWSQESDSRLAGRISLARLVDVAADRVGIDIQYDESQLQQSVTLRIGTPLADAELWALVHGLLGSYGWTTVGISDTNMLRVVRVAEASDLSYVRTQRGDDQEGAGVQPGFEAVVLHPEHLTTEQSLALVRPLLSKAGQITELGSTGAVFIRDHRDRLRQSVAIWSQFDLPSTAPIVRRIRPRHVSASRLLAGATQAVTARDVLTDRPLVGRLVPLDGTQMLLLVAPETEFPAWEYLLAQIDIEEDRERREYRPRHFGLDEVESLVSQLFDSEDVAISVVKDTLTGTLLITATPSQHDDIRDLIDRLDAVDVASRRSMRTFAVRNRPVDEVVGLLGELIEAGVTQALAPPAAESSASQAPATTPSGLAVDGLALTADAGTSSIIAIGEPRLLDELERLLGTIDKRQPQVMLEVSIVALNEGQTFDLGVELESIEMSGDTLFRVASLFGLSTSGDDGRVVGDALGFTGVVLNPGDFSVVVRALETVTDGRSFSSPRLLVNNNEQATLDSITEEPFLSVNASDTVATTSFGGSSQAGTQVTLRPQIAEGDHLLLEYDISLSAFVGDSSDPSLPPPRQDSSLSSVATIPDGYAVVLGGLETTQEGDSETRLPLLGRIPLVGALFKNQSSSGSRTRFYVLVRASVVRGDRFEALKHLGRRTSVELGIDDGWPEVEPRLIFGSQSLEARDGS; this is encoded by the coding sequence ATGATCGTGCTGGCCTGTGCCGCTGGGCTCGGATGGTCTCAGGAATCGGATTCGCGACTTGCCGGCCGGATATCGCTAGCGCGCCTCGTGGACGTTGCGGCCGATCGCGTCGGCATAGACATCCAGTACGACGAATCGCAGCTCCAGCAATCCGTAACTCTGCGGATCGGTACGCCGCTAGCCGATGCGGAACTCTGGGCTCTGGTTCACGGATTGCTCGGCAGCTATGGATGGACAACGGTTGGCATCTCGGACACCAACATGCTCCGTGTCGTGCGAGTCGCCGAGGCATCGGATCTTTCGTACGTTCGTACGCAGCGTGGTGACGATCAGGAAGGCGCCGGTGTCCAGCCCGGATTCGAGGCAGTGGTCCTCCATCCTGAACATCTAACCACAGAACAATCGCTTGCACTCGTGCGGCCACTGCTAAGCAAGGCCGGCCAAATAACAGAACTCGGAAGCACGGGCGCCGTGTTCATCAGGGACCACCGCGACCGCCTTAGACAGTCGGTCGCCATATGGTCGCAATTCGATCTACCAAGCACGGCTCCTATCGTGCGACGCATTCGGCCGCGACACGTCTCGGCTTCCCGTCTTTTGGCCGGCGCGACCCAGGCGGTGACTGCTCGAGATGTGCTAACCGATCGGCCGTTAGTGGGGCGGCTTGTGCCTCTGGATGGCACCCAGATGCTCCTGCTCGTAGCTCCGGAGACCGAGTTCCCGGCATGGGAGTACCTCCTTGCGCAGATCGATATCGAAGAAGATCGCGAACGTCGCGAGTACCGCCCGCGCCACTTCGGACTGGATGAGGTCGAGTCGCTCGTCTCGCAGCTCTTCGACAGCGAGGACGTTGCTATCTCGGTAGTAAAAGACACCCTGACCGGAACGCTTCTCATCACCGCGACGCCCTCGCAGCACGACGACATCCGGGATCTGATCGATCGGCTGGATGCCGTCGACGTTGCATCTAGGCGCTCGATGCGGACGTTTGCGGTGCGGAACCGTCCGGTTGACGAGGTCGTCGGCCTGCTCGGCGAGCTTATCGAGGCCGGCGTGACCCAGGCGCTCGCGCCTCCCGCGGCAGAATCATCCGCTTCGCAGGCGCCAGCGACGACTCCATCCGGGCTCGCGGTTGATGGCCTGGCACTCACCGCCGATGCCGGCACGAGTTCCATCATCGCCATTGGCGAGCCCCGGCTTCTGGACGAGCTCGAACGCCTGCTGGGGACGATCGACAAGCGGCAGCCGCAGGTGATGCTCGAGGTCTCGATCGTGGCGCTCAACGAGGGGCAAACCTTCGATCTCGGCGTCGAGCTCGAGTCCATCGAGATGTCGGGCGACACGCTGTTCCGTGTAGCCTCGCTGTTCGGCCTGAGCACCTCGGGCGATGATGGCCGGGTCGTCGGCGATGCGCTCGGCTTCACGGGCGTCGTGCTCAACCCCGGCGACTTTTCGGTGGTTGTGCGCGCGCTCGAGACGGTCACCGATGGCCGCAGCTTCAGCTCGCCCCGTCTGCTGGTCAACAACAACGAGCAGGCCACGCTCGACTCGATCACCGAAGAACCCTTCCTCAGCGTGAACGCCTCGGACACCGTCGCGACGACAAGCTTTGGTGGCTCGTCGCAGGCCGGGACCCAGGTGACGCTGCGGCCGCAGATCGCCGAGGGCGATCACCTGCTGCTGGAGTACGACATCTCGCTGAGCGCATTTGTTGGCGATTCGAGCGATCCATCATTGCCCCCGCCGCGCCAAGATAGTTCGCTGAGCAGCGTGGCGACGATCCCGGACGGCTACGCCGTCGTCCTGGGAGGCCTCGAGACGACGCAGGAGGGCGACTCGGAAACGCGTCTGCCGCTGCTGGGCCGCATCCCGCTGGTGGGCGCACTCTTCAAGAATCAATCGAGTTCGGGGAGCCGCACGCGCTTCTACGTGCTGGTCCGTGCCAGCGTGGTGCGCGGAGATCGGTTTGAAGCCCTGAAGCACCTGGGGCGGCGGACGTCAGTCGAGCTCGGCATAGACGATGGCTGGCCCGAGGTTGAACCAAGGCTCATCTTCGGCTCGCAATCGCTGGAGGCGCGCGATGGCAGTTGA